The Mesomycoplasma ovipneumoniae genome window below encodes:
- a CDS encoding leucine-rich repeat domain-containing protein, with the protein MQVFILSRDEALKIIKNPKFLQGKILDLSSFNFQEIDDFAFSGMNLEIKKLILPNSLLKIGESAFMLNKIEEVVFGPNVEIILDSAFESNIIRNIKIPEKVTILNSSVFAGNQIENLVIPEWVSQIKSDSFADNSIQTIKFNSNKINVDIYSFVGNSPKKIDIFGEFSFKNESKLLNFYKVKLDFFKNFDKFENNFKIIVDNFEVSQIFLSFNWENLETVNLISPHFQTEKELEIFINKSKIDKNLHFEGSGSDFLKKILKIC; encoded by the coding sequence GTGCAAGTTTTCATATTATCCCGCGATGAAGCATTAAAAATAATTAAAAATCCAAAATTTTTGCAAGGAAAAATTTTGGATTTATCATCCTTTAATTTTCAAGAAATTGATGATTTTGCTTTTTCAGGAATGAATTTAGAAATAAAAAAACTAATTTTGCCAAATTCACTTTTAAAAATTGGCGAGTCTGCTTTCATGTTAAATAAAATTGAGGAAGTAGTTTTTGGCCCAAATGTTGAAATTATTTTAGACTCAGCTTTTGAATCTAATATAATAAGGAATATTAAAATTCCTGAAAAAGTAACTATATTAAATAGCTCAGTTTTTGCAGGTAATCAAATTGAAAACCTCGTAATTCCTGAATGAGTTAGCCAAATTAAATCTGATTCATTTGCTGACAATAGTATCCAAACCATTAAATTTAATTCGAACAAAATTAATGTTGATATTTACTCTTTTGTTGGAAACTCACCAAAAAAAATCGATATTTTTGGTGAGTTTTCTTTTAAAAATGAAAGTAAGTTGTTGAATTTCTATAAAGTTAAACTGGATTTTTTCAAAAATTTTGACAAATTTGAAAATAACTTCAAAATTATTGTTGACAATTTTGAAGTTAGCCAAATTTTCTTATCATTTAATTGAGAGAATTTAGAGACTGTAAACTTAATTTCCCCTCATTTTCAAACTGAAAAAGAACTTGAAATTTTTATTAACAAGTCAAAAATAGATAAAAATCTTCATTTTGAAGGTTCAGGGTCTGATTTTTTGAAAAAAATATTAAAAATTTGCTAA
- the pyk gene encoding pyruvate kinase codes for MNAMKNYISKRTKIIATIGPSTQDYEVLKKLVLAGVSVIRANFSHGTYEEQRQKFENARKASEELQIPISIMLDTKGPEIRVGKILNGSQKILANQHLTVLTDKDSYENFEGTDQIITVSHEIDKDLKVGDRVLFDDGKLQSEVVEIEDGKVVVKTKNSHILKPNKRLNMPGVPFSLPFLSQKDINDVLFGISENINYVAASFVNSAENVKELRKLLDENGGSHIQIISKIESTLGLENIDEIIELSDGIMVARGDLGLEVPYEEVPYQQKRIIRKCRFAGKTVVVATQMLDSMEKSSQPTRAEVSDVYWATELGADATMLSGESAQGQFPIESVQVMSVINKRAEKEFYNKLFYTKQLAVITKNSKGPRAKIAHKLAHLAYENEIKYTVVLSRTGELLKAIAKFRPNTAVIGVVNNEKLISGFGITSSVFVSINSISEFNAIKGDFNLARNVLKPFGAEKGDTFLVVENEKMVQFVY; via the coding sequence ATGAATGCAATGAAAAATTATATTTCAAAAAGAACGAAAATAATTGCAACAATCGGCCCATCGACCCAAGACTATGAGGTTTTAAAAAAATTAGTTTTGGCTGGAGTTAGTGTAATTCGGGCTAATTTTTCTCACGGAACATATGAAGAGCAGCGTCAAAAATTCGAAAATGCTCGTAAAGCTTCTGAAGAACTTCAAATTCCGATTTCAATTATGCTTGACACAAAAGGGCCTGAAATCCGTGTAGGTAAAATTCTTAATGGTTCGCAAAAAATTCTTGCAAATCAACACTTAACTGTCCTAACTGATAAAGATTCTTATGAAAATTTTGAAGGAACTGACCAAATAATAACTGTTTCACACGAAATTGATAAAGACTTAAAAGTTGGCGACAGAGTTCTTTTTGATGATGGCAAATTACAATCAGAAGTTGTTGAAATTGAAGATGGAAAAGTTGTAGTAAAGACAAAAAATTCTCACATTTTAAAACCAAATAAGCGCCTAAATATGCCTGGTGTTCCTTTTTCATTACCTTTTTTATCGCAAAAAGATATTAACGACGTGCTTTTTGGCATTTCAGAAAATATTAATTATGTTGCTGCATCCTTTGTAAATTCAGCAGAAAATGTCAAAGAATTACGTAAACTTTTAGATGAAAACGGTGGTTCTCACATTCAAATAATTTCAAAAATCGAATCTACTTTAGGTCTTGAAAATATCGATGAAATTATCGAGTTATCCGATGGAATTATGGTAGCCCGTGGTGATTTAGGATTGGAAGTTCCTTATGAAGAAGTTCCATATCAACAAAAAAGAATAATTAGAAAATGTCGTTTTGCTGGCAAAACTGTTGTTGTTGCGACACAAATGCTTGATTCAATGGAAAAATCTTCTCAACCAACCCGTGCTGAGGTTTCTGATGTTTATTGAGCAACTGAATTAGGTGCTGATGCAACAATGTTGTCTGGTGAATCAGCTCAAGGACAATTTCCAATTGAGTCCGTTCAGGTTATGTCCGTAATTAATAAAAGAGCAGAAAAAGAGTTCTATAATAAGCTTTTTTATACAAAACAGTTGGCAGTAATTACCAAAAATTCAAAAGGTCCTCGAGCAAAAATTGCTCACAAATTAGCTCACCTTGCTTACGAAAATGAAATAAAATATACTGTTGTTCTATCAAGAACCGGTGAACTTTTAAAAGCAATAGCTAAGTTTCGTCCAAATACCGCCGTTATTGGTGTTGTAAATAATGAAAAATTAATTTCAGGATTTGGAATAACATCTTCAGTTTTTGTTTCAATTAATTCTATTTCCGAATTTAACGCGATAAAAGGTGACTTTAATTTAGCACGCAATGTTTTAAAACCGTTTGGAGCTGAAAAGGGAGACACCTTTTTAGTTGTAGAAAACGAAAAAATGGTGCAATTTGTTTATTAA